The following are encoded together in the Geobacter sulfurreducens PCA genome:
- a CDS encoding PglZ domain-containing protein, giving the protein MGKVSDKVCELLNRQVKERGIVVWYDSEKVYDGLAKRLQIPETTVLCYENGFFPLRERMEQFLEFVTEDGRPQDDCGVPPKLIVYVPKSRSETGFALIEAESVGAVVEPGAPTADRNSRLSSLVEQVFNGVAPEKAAHVARQTEEGLLTLAELDQMAEEAGTVTTGALKLIFGAASPVDVILSFLAGNEFDVKLEKKHSLSELAVVAREELGLDVELIPTATELRTAIRRHLLLCELIQGLPEEGFPPSLSTIALPRKPVQFDTIRHVLNVWRQRLDLQEAYRETAENVQAMTQLDKAVFPTEALRGLETFPFIEYRLLLSARNNLAQRDTDSPLALAKERRASFWSRVYPEISLRWSLVEVAARLLQVSGLICDALKRRKFTAEELITAYTRHGEPWMLLDRYARHLESRYVRCETFGSTDDAGMDELMHQCRVEYANTLAVLAEAYSGALEREGFTPAGFDQQSQTFRNAVAPLLKDGGKVAYFLVDALRYEMADELCEGLSADFTVHLEPALGQLPGITSVGMAALLPAAENGLALEAVGGRMRVCVQGETVNDRSARVTWFQEKSDSPTKVFKLGDIVRLTPKRKRELAEAQLVIVTSQEIDRHGEEGGEDEETRLYMDEVLEKLRRGLRNLVQAGIMELVIAADHGFIFAEALESGLKMDPPGGKTIALHDRVWIGQGGVAADGFFRVNASDLELGGPLELAFPKGLGIFKVPGGGCSYFHGGASLQEQIIPVCRLTAKAPKRSAVITVNLKLQLAKPKITNRFFSVTVSLEAEGLFTDVAKRVRLEILSGKDEVGHTAMAAYGFEEGSREIVVDYGKPNSVTIMISETKKLEHIEIRAVDCESQLLLASLTGVPVELAI; this is encoded by the coding sequence ATGGGTAAGGTTTCCGACAAGGTTTGTGAATTGCTGAACCGCCAAGTCAAAGAGCGGGGGATCGTCGTCTGGTACGACTCGGAGAAGGTCTATGACGGCTTGGCAAAACGCCTGCAAATTCCGGAGACGACCGTACTGTGTTATGAAAATGGCTTCTTCCCCTTACGGGAGCGGATGGAGCAGTTCCTGGAGTTCGTCACCGAAGACGGCCGCCCCCAGGACGATTGCGGCGTGCCACCCAAGCTGATTGTCTATGTCCCGAAGTCACGGAGTGAAACAGGTTTTGCCCTCATCGAGGCTGAATCGGTCGGAGCGGTGGTTGAGCCTGGCGCGCCGACAGCGGATCGTAATTCGCGGCTTTCTAGCCTGGTTGAACAGGTCTTCAACGGAGTAGCCCCGGAAAAGGCGGCCCATGTGGCACGCCAGACCGAAGAAGGTTTGCTGACACTTGCGGAACTCGACCAGATGGCCGAGGAGGCGGGTACAGTAACCACCGGGGCACTCAAACTCATATTCGGCGCAGCATCGCCGGTGGATGTGATCCTTTCCTTCTTGGCCGGGAATGAGTTCGATGTGAAGCTTGAGAAAAAGCACAGCCTAAGCGAGCTGGCTGTCGTGGCCCGCGAAGAGCTTGGGCTGGATGTCGAGCTGATACCAACGGCGACGGAACTGCGAACGGCCATCCGCCGGCATCTGCTCCTGTGCGAGTTGATCCAGGGACTACCGGAAGAGGGTTTTCCTCCCTCGTTATCTACCATTGCTCTCCCCCGGAAACCAGTCCAGTTCGACACGATCCGTCATGTTCTGAATGTCTGGCGGCAGCGCCTGGATCTCCAAGAAGCCTACCGCGAGACTGCCGAAAACGTCCAGGCAATGACGCAGCTGGATAAGGCGGTTTTTCCAACAGAAGCGCTTCGTGGTCTCGAAACATTTCCCTTCATCGAATACCGTCTGTTGCTGTCCGCAAGAAACAACTTGGCCCAGAGGGACACAGACTCGCCGCTGGCTCTGGCCAAGGAGCGCAGAGCCTCTTTCTGGAGCCGTGTCTATCCCGAAATCAGTCTGCGTTGGTCCCTCGTTGAGGTGGCGGCCAGGCTGCTCCAAGTATCAGGCTTGATTTGCGATGCTCTGAAACGGCGCAAATTTACTGCCGAAGAACTGATAACGGCTTATACGCGTCATGGTGAGCCGTGGATGCTCTTGGATCGTTATGCGCGTCACCTGGAAAGCCGCTATGTCCGCTGCGAAACCTTCGGTTCTACTGATGATGCTGGCATGGATGAATTGATGCACCAATGCCGGGTCGAGTATGCGAACACCCTGGCGGTGCTGGCGGAAGCGTACAGCGGGGCATTGGAGAGGGAAGGATTTACCCCTGCGGGATTCGACCAACAGTCACAAACATTCAGGAATGCCGTGGCGCCGCTCCTCAAAGATGGTGGCAAAGTGGCCTATTTTCTGGTTGACGCCCTACGGTACGAAATGGCCGATGAACTCTGCGAGGGCCTGAGTGCGGATTTTACGGTACATCTCGAACCGGCACTGGGGCAGTTGCCCGGCATAACTTCCGTGGGAATGGCAGCCCTTCTTCCCGCAGCTGAGAACGGGCTCGCGCTCGAAGCTGTCGGGGGGCGGATGCGCGTCTGTGTACAGGGAGAGACGGTGAATGATCGTTCGGCCCGCGTGACCTGGTTTCAGGAGAAAAGTGATTCACCGACCAAGGTATTCAAGCTCGGCGATATTGTGCGCTTGACGCCGAAACGGAAAAGGGAGCTGGCAGAGGCACAACTGGTCATCGTGACCTCTCAGGAGATCGACCGGCATGGTGAAGAGGGGGGGGAAGATGAGGAAACCCGTCTCTACATGGACGAGGTGCTCGAAAAGTTGCGCCGGGGACTGCGTAACCTTGTCCAGGCGGGGATAATGGAACTTGTCATTGCCGCAGACCATGGCTTCATCTTTGCCGAAGCGCTTGAATCTGGGCTGAAGATGGATCCGCCGGGCGGCAAAACGATAGCTCTTCATGACCGGGTCTGGATCGGACAGGGTGGCGTTGCTGCGGATGGCTTCTTCCGGGTCAATGCAAGCGACCTTGAGCTGGGCGGTCCCCTTGAGCTGGCATTTCCCAAGGGCCTGGGAATCTTCAAGGTCCCGGGTGGCGGTTGCTCGTATTTCCACGGCGGCGCGTCCTTGCAGGAGCAGATCATCCCGGTGTGCCGGCTGACGGCGAAGGCTCCAAAACGATCTGCTGTTATCACGGTTAATCTGAAACTTCAACTGGCCAAACCCAAGATCACGAATCGCTTCTTCTCAGTCACAGTGAGTCTGGAGGCGGAAGGGCTTTTCACGGACGTGGCGAAACGGGTCCGTCTGGAAATTCTTTCCGGCAAGGATGAGGTTGGTCATACGGCTATGGCTGCCTATGGATTTGAGGAAGGCTCGCGGGAGATAGTTGTGGACTATGGGAAGCCCAATTCCGTCACGATTATGATCTCAGAAACCAAAAAGCTTGAGCATATCGAAATCCGTGCCGTTGATTGTGAGTCCCAGCTGCTGCTTGCCTCATTGACTGGAGTGCCGGTCGAACTGGCAATATAG